The following proteins are encoded in a genomic region of Deltaproteobacteria bacterium CG2_30_66_27:
- a CDS encoding DNA polymerase III subunit beta, protein MNFTVDRDLLIDVLTGIQGVAERRHTMPVLSHALMTIGGGNLTLVSSDLEIVVRCLQPVEAGEPGSIALPARKLLDIAKVLPKESPVTVAGKEGNYVEISSGRSHFRLAGLPSQEFPEMPEKPSGKTVSIDGDTFRKLSERVVPFASSDETRYNLAGILLERAETESGSMLRMVATDGHRLAMADGEVGDVGELLAARKILVPKKGILEIRKLAENGPGSIELSASEKFLFAAKGDTEVWVRLLDADFPDYRQVIPKENPLTVTVGRDAFAEVLRRVAVMAPDKVHSVKLSFSGKQLEVSSTSPDQGEARDLLEAEYEGPAMTIGFNGRYLQDAVSGISEETMALQLKDEVSQVILRPEKERNYLAIVMPMRIY, encoded by the coding sequence ATGAACTTTACTGTGGACAGAGACCTGCTCATCGACGTGCTCACCGGAATCCAGGGAGTCGCCGAACGACGACACACGATGCCCGTCCTTTCCCACGCGTTGATGACCATCGGCGGCGGAAACCTGACGCTGGTATCGTCGGACCTTGAAATCGTGGTCCGCTGCCTGCAACCGGTCGAGGCGGGCGAACCCGGGTCGATCGCCCTTCCCGCCCGCAAACTGCTCGATATCGCCAAAGTGCTTCCAAAGGAATCCCCGGTGACGGTGGCCGGGAAAGAGGGGAACTACGTCGAGATCTCCTCGGGGCGGTCCCATTTCCGGCTTGCCGGGTTGCCCTCACAGGAGTTTCCCGAGATGCCGGAAAAGCCGTCGGGGAAGACGGTATCGATCGACGGTGACACTTTCCGGAAACTTTCCGAGCGCGTGGTGCCGTTCGCCTCCTCCGATGAAACGCGGTACAACCTCGCAGGGATCCTGCTCGAACGCGCCGAGACGGAATCGGGATCGATGCTGCGGATGGTGGCCACGGACGGGCACCGGCTGGCGATGGCCGACGGCGAGGTCGGGGACGTCGGCGAGCTCCTCGCGGCGCGCAAGATCCTCGTTCCAAAGAAAGGGATCCTCGAGATCCGCAAGCTTGCGGAGAACGGGCCCGGTTCGATCGAGCTGTCCGCATCCGAAAAATTCCTCTTTGCCGCGAAGGGCGACACGGAAGTCTGGGTGCGACTGCTCGACGCCGATTTTCCGGACTACCGGCAGGTCATCCCGAAGGAGAATCCGCTGACGGTCACTGTGGGACGGGACGCCTTCGCCGAGGTGCTGCGCCGCGTCGCCGTCATGGCGCCCGACAAAGTGCACAGCGTGAAGCTCTCCTTCTCCGGGAAGCAGCTGGAGGTCTCCTCGACCAGTCCGGACCAGGGGGAGGCCAGGGACCTCCTGGAAGCGGAGTACGAAGGCCCCGCGATGACGATCGGGTTCAACGGCAGGTATCTGCAGGACGCGGTGTCCGGGATTTCCGAGGAGACGATGGCCCTCCAGTTGAAGGACGAGGTCTCGCAGGTGATCCTTCGTCCGGAGAAGGAGCGCAACTATCTGGCGATCGTGATGCCGATGAGGATCTATTAA
- a CDS encoding DNA gyrase subunit B, with amino-acid sequence MANGTDERPRNGNGSDYTGDNIQVLKGLEAVRKRPAMYIGSTDTHGLHHLVYEVVDNAIDEAMAGYCDTIAVSIHADNSVTVEDNGRGIPIDIMPEEGKPAAEVVLTILHAGGKFDRDTYKVSGGLHGVGVSVVNALSETLTAEIRRDGSVHQIDFVRGETVSPLKVTGKSRKNGTKITFKPDTEIFTETEYSFDVLSQRLRELSFLNAGLKISILDERNDKSHDFQYKGGIVSFVQHLNRNKTPLHPKPVLVEGEKDGVQVEVALQYNDAYQETVFSFVNNINTHDGGTHLTGFRQALTRAINQYANQGNLLKGHKENLRGDDLNEGLTAVVSVKVPEPQFEGQTKNRLGNSEVKGLVDSMVYEKLMTCFEENPSVPKKIIEKGLEAARAREAARKAKELVRKGPMDAAGLPGKLADCQEKDPARCELFIVEGDSAGGSAKQARDRRYQAILPLKGKILNVEKARIDKMLTSAEIRTMITALGTGIGKENYEADKLRYGKVIIMTDADVDGAHIRTLLLTFFFRHMRELLERGNIYIAQPPLFGVRHGKAMTYLKDDAAFRKYLIELGIAGRRVAGVNGTGPLTGQRLAGWLTKISRLEQVAARAERRGLPAFVFLSLAVRAAEGAEALAVEETARKFFTALLAEWKVTRPDVTNATFSFDPDPDSDVEGVRARLSWKRGGLPMDCLVGGRLMESPDLREAGTLSAQIRETLPPPYRLEGEGTFPEADGPLCLLEQVLDAAKKGQTIQRYKGLGEMNPEQLWETAMNPESRELLRVELGDETDADEIFSRLMGDQVEPRREFIEQNALNVSSLDI; translated from the coding sequence ATGGCGAACGGGACCGACGAGCGGCCGCGCAACGGCAACGGCAGCGACTATACCGGCGATAATATTCAGGTATTGAAGGGGCTGGAAGCCGTCCGCAAGCGCCCGGCGATGTACATCGGGAGCACGGACACCCACGGGCTGCACCACCTGGTCTATGAAGTGGTCGACAACGCGATCGACGAGGCGATGGCGGGGTATTGCGACACGATCGCCGTCTCCATCCACGCCGACAACTCGGTCACGGTGGAAGACAACGGGCGTGGGATCCCGATCGACATCATGCCGGAGGAGGGGAAGCCCGCCGCCGAGGTGGTCCTGACGATCCTGCACGCGGGCGGAAAATTCGACCGCGACACGTACAAGGTGTCGGGGGGACTCCACGGGGTCGGCGTCTCCGTGGTGAACGCTCTCTCCGAAACGTTGACCGCGGAGATTCGCCGTGACGGGTCGGTGCACCAGATCGATTTTGTCCGGGGCGAAACCGTATCGCCCCTGAAGGTTACGGGCAAGTCGCGCAAGAACGGGACGAAGATCACCTTCAAGCCGGACACGGAGATCTTCACCGAGACGGAGTACTCCTTCGATGTCCTCTCCCAGCGGCTGCGGGAGCTGTCGTTCCTGAACGCGGGCCTCAAGATTTCGATCCTCGACGAGCGCAACGACAAGTCCCACGACTTCCAGTACAAGGGCGGCATCGTCTCCTTCGTGCAGCACCTGAACCGGAACAAGACGCCGCTCCACCCCAAGCCGGTCCTGGTCGAGGGAGAGAAGGACGGCGTCCAGGTCGAGGTGGCGCTGCAGTACAACGACGCGTACCAGGAGACGGTCTTCTCCTTCGTCAACAACATCAACACGCACGACGGCGGGACCCACTTGACCGGCTTCCGGCAGGCGCTGACGCGCGCCATCAACCAATACGCGAACCAGGGGAACCTGCTCAAGGGGCATAAGGAGAACCTGAGAGGGGACGACCTGAACGAGGGGCTGACGGCGGTGGTGTCGGTGAAGGTCCCCGAGCCGCAGTTCGAGGGGCAGACGAAGAACCGCCTCGGGAACAGCGAGGTGAAGGGGCTGGTCGACTCGATGGTCTACGAGAAGCTGATGACGTGCTTCGAGGAGAACCCGTCGGTCCCGAAGAAGATCATCGAGAAGGGGCTCGAGGCGGCGCGGGCGCGCGAGGCGGCGCGCAAGGCGAAGGAGCTGGTGCGCAAGGGGCCGATGGACGCGGCGGGACTGCCCGGGAAACTGGCCGACTGCCAGGAGAAGGACCCGGCGCGGTGCGAGCTGTTCATCGTCGAGGGCGACTCGGCGGGCGGCTCTGCGAAGCAGGCGCGCGACCGGCGGTACCAGGCGATCCTGCCGCTCAAGGGGAAGATCCTGAACGTCGAGAAGGCGCGCATCGACAAGATGCTGACCTCCGCCGAGATCCGGACGATGATCACCGCCCTGGGGACCGGGATCGGCAAGGAGAATTACGAGGCGGACAAGCTGCGCTACGGCAAAGTGATCATCATGACCGACGCCGACGTCGACGGTGCGCACATCCGCACCTTGCTGCTCACCTTCTTTTTCCGCCACATGCGGGAGCTGCTCGAGCGCGGGAACATCTACATCGCCCAGCCGCCGCTGTTCGGCGTGCGGCACGGCAAGGCGATGACGTACCTGAAGGACGACGCCGCGTTCCGGAAATATCTGATCGAGCTGGGGATCGCGGGCCGGCGGGTCGCGGGAGTCAACGGAACGGGGCCCCTCACCGGGCAGCGGCTCGCGGGGTGGCTCACGAAGATCTCCCGGCTGGAGCAGGTCGCGGCGCGCGCCGAGCGTCGGGGGCTGCCCGCCTTCGTCTTCCTGTCGCTGGCCGTGAGGGCGGCGGAAGGAGCGGAGGCGCTCGCGGTGGAGGAGACCGCGCGGAAATTTTTCACGGCGCTGCTCGCCGAATGGAAGGTGACGCGGCCCGACGTGACGAACGCGACGTTCTCGTTCGACCCGGACCCCGATTCCGACGTCGAAGGGGTGCGGGCGCGCCTTTCGTGGAAGCGGGGCGGGCTGCCGATGGATTGCCTCGTGGGCGGGCGCCTGATGGAATCTCCCGACCTGCGGGAGGCGGGAACGCTCTCCGCGCAGATCCGGGAGACGTTGCCGCCACCGTACCGTCTGGAAGGGGAGGGGACCTTTCCCGAGGCCGACGGCCCCCTGTGTCTCCTCGAACAGGTGCTGGACGCCGCGAAGAAGGGGCAGACGATCCAGCGGTACAAGGGCCTGGGCGAGATGAACCCCGAGCAGCTCTGGGAGACGGCGATGAACCCGGAGTCGCGCGAGCTGCTGCGCGTGGAGCTGGGGGACGAGACCGACGCCGACGAGATCTTCTCCCGGTTGATGGGCGACCAGGTCGAGCCGCGCCGTGAATTCATCGAGCAGAACGCGCTGAACGTCTCGTCGTTGGATATCTGA